The stretch of DNA GAAAACCGATTTGAGACAAGAAGTCCACCCGGGCCTCCTCGAACCAATGGATATAATTGGCGTGGTGGATGACTCCCATTTGGTCTGTCTCGTAAAATTGCGCTTTTCGCACATAAGGAATAATATTCATAAATAAATACTCTCCAATATTTTTTGATTTCGGGCAGAGACGCGTGACCGTGCGCCTCCGCCGATCCGTAATAATACCTGTTCTCAGTATACCGTATATCCAATTTCCTCGATCAATGTACAATCAATAAAACTGATATTAAAACTGATATTAAAGGAGGGACTGCCATGTTTTCAAGAGTCACATGACGTGTTTTATGGGGGCAGGTTTGTCCGCCGCGAGGAAAGTGATAAATCCGCATAGAGATAGAGATATAGGAGGACGATGATCTATGGATAAAATATTGACCTCTCGTCAGGGTCCTTTGGTGGCTGGTGGGTTGTTGGGTGTTGCGGCGGCTTTGCTCGCCTATTGGGGGAACCCCGGCAATATGGGTTTCTGCGCGGCTTGTTTCACCCGCGACATCGCGGGAGCTTTGGGGTTTCACAGAGCGGGCATTGTCCAGTACCTACGACCTGAGATACCGGGCGTGATTCTCGGCGCTTTCGTTTCGGCCTTGGCCTTTCGTGAATACGCACCCCGCAGCGGTTCTTCGCCTATGGTACGCTTCTTTCTTGGAGTCTGTGCCATGTTCGGCGCCCTGGTCTTCCTGGGTTGCCCCTGGAGGGCCTACCTTAGAGTGGCCGGCGGCGACTGGAACGCTCTTTACGGCGTTGGAGGTCTCGCTGTTGGGGTCTTGGTCGGTATCGCGTTTTTGTGGAATGGCTTCAGCCTTGGGGCCTCCGAACGCAATCCGAAGGCGACGGGTTTTGTTATGCCTCTACTCGCCCTGGTCTTGTTGGCATTCGTTTTCGTCGCGCCCCTGTTCGGTCCGGAAAAGACGGGCCCGATCTTTTTCTCCAAAGAAGGGCCGGGCTCTCAACACGCGCCTCTTCTGATCTCCCTGGCGGCGGGGCTGTTGGTCGGATGGCTGGCGCAACGGAGCCGCTTCTGCACTGTGGGCGCGCTCCGGGACCTGCTCATGATGGGGGACGGGCATCTTTTCAAAGGCATTGTTTCCTTCACCGCGGCGGCTTTTCTCGTCAACTACGGGTTGCAGCGTTTTCACCCTGGGTTTGAGGGGCAGCCCGTGGCTCACACTCAGGAGCTGTGGAATTTCCTGGGCATGGTTCTGTCGGGCCTGGCTTTCACTTTGGCCGGCGGGTGTCCCGGCCGTCAGCTCATCATGGCCGGCGAGGGCGACGGTGACGCGGGCGTCTTCGTTCTGGGCATGTTGACGGGGGCCGCGCTGGCTCACAACTTCAGCGCCGCGTCCAGTGGGGCGGGTGTTGGGCCTTACGGCATTCCCGTGACGATCATCGGCTTGATCATCTGCGGCTCGATCGGCTTCGGCTGCCGGCAGAAAAGTGCATAACTTTAACTGTTTTTCATACTTCTAACTTTAGGCCTTTTACTTCAATTCTGTTTTTCACTCTTTTAACTTTAGGCCTTTTATTTCAATTTTATTTTTCACTCTTTTAACTTTAGGCCTTTTATTTCAATTCACTATAGGAAGGAGAAAAATCGAGATGAGTGATATGGTGACCGTGAACGCCGCCGGGTTGTCCTGTCCCCAGCCCGTGCTGGAAACCAAAAAAGTTTTGGACAAGATGACATCGGGCAAGGTGGAGGTACTGGTGGACACGGCGACTTCCCGAGACAACGTGGCGCGCTTCGCCGAGAATAAAGGCTGGAAAACCGCCAAAGAAGAACGCCTCAACGGATACAAAGTTTTATTGGAAAAGTAAAGTCTTAAAGTAAAGTCTTATTGAAAAAGTGAGATTAAAATACAGTAGAGACGTATAGTCGTGCGTCTCTACTGTTGGGGACAGATAGGGAGTGCTTTCGATGTTCAAGTTTTTTTTATTGTCCGCGTTTTTCGCCGTTTTGACCGCTGTGGGCGGGATTCTTTCTATCCCCATGCCCTTGATTCCCTTTACGATGCAGTTCTTTTTTGTGTTGATGTCGGGACTGTTGCTGGGTCCCAAATACGGCCCCCTGTCCCAGATCCTGTACATCACGATGGGGCTGATCGGTTTACCGGTCTTCGCCGGGGGCATGGGAGGGTTGCAACGGATATTCTCTCCCAGTTTTGGCTTCCTGCTGGGATTCATCGCCGCCTCGTGGCTGACGGGCCTTCTATGCTTCGGGGGATTTTTCGGCGAGCTCCCCAAGGCGAAGACGTTTTTTCAATATTCCCTCGTCTGCTTGGCAGCGACTGCGCTGATGTACGTCGTGGCGCTTCCTTGCTTCTACCTCAATATGAACTACCTGACGAACACGCCCGTCAGCCTCGAAAAAACGTTCCAGATCGCCTTTTTACCTTTCGTCGTTCCGGACACCATCAAGGCTGTGGCGGCCGGCGCTCTGGCCTACCGCACGATTCCTCTGCTGCGGGAGGGCGGTATGTTGCCGAAGTAATAGATGTCCCTATAATCTTGCTGCGCCCGACTTTTTGGCCACTTCGGCGACGGCTTTCGCCACGGCCGGCACCACTCGCGAGTCCAGAGTCCGAGGCAAAATATAATCCGCGGACAATTCCGAGGCGCTCACCAGGTTAGCCAAAGCGCGAGACGCGGCCAGCTTCATCTCTTGGTTGATGTACCTGGCGCGCACGTCGAGAGCTCCACGGAAAATTCCCGGAAACCCTAGGCAGTTGTTGACCTGGTTGGGAAAGTCGCTGCGGCCCGTGCCCACCACGGCAGCGCCAGCCGCCTTGGCTTCGTCGGGGAAAATTTCGGGCGTGGGGTTGGCCATTGCGAAAAGAACCGCGTTCTTTGCCATGTTTTTTACCATGTCGCCGGTTACGGTGCCGGGCGCGGAGACCCCCATGAAAACGTCCGCTCCTTTCAAGACGTTAGCAAGACTCCCCCGCTCCTGAGCCGGGTTGGTTGTTGCCGCCATTTCCTTTTTGACGGAGTTTATCCCCGCGCCGCGCCTCTTGTAGATGGCTCCGGTTCGGTCGCACAGAATGACGTTTTTCGCCCCGGCGAACATCAGAAACTTGCAGATGGCTATTCCTGCCGCTCCGGCGCCGTTCAAAACGATTTTCACGTCCGATAGTTTCTTGCCCACGATTTTTAAGCCGTTCAGGAGTCCCGCGAGAGCGATGACTGCCGTCCCATGCTGGTCGTCGTGGAAAACAGGAATGTCGCACTTGGCCTGGAGCTTGCGCTCGATCTCGAAGCACCGGGGCGCGGAAATGTCCTCCAGGTTAATGCCACCCAAGCCCGGGGTGAGGAGATACGCCGTCTCCACGATGGTGTCCACATCCTGGCTGCGCAGGGCCAAAGGAAAGGAGTCGATGTCGGCAAATCGCTTGAACAGGATGCTCTTCCCCTCCATTACG from Synergistaceae bacterium encodes:
- a CDS encoding biotin transporter BioY encodes the protein MFKFFLLSAFFAVLTAVGGILSIPMPLIPFTMQFFFVLMSGLLLGPKYGPLSQILYITMGLIGLPVFAGGMGGLQRIFSPSFGFLLGFIAASWLTGLLCFGGFFGELPKAKTFFQYSLVCLAATALMYVVALPCFYLNMNYLTNTPVSLEKTFQIAFLPFVVPDTIKAVAAGALAYRTIPLLREGGMLPK
- a CDS encoding NAD-dependent malic enzyme, which translates into the protein MSNEDIAARSLAAHRAFKGKLFTGSKMPMESMDDLSIAYTPGVAEPCREIVRDPDAVYEVTSKWNTVAVITDGSAVLGLGNIGPEASLPVMEGKSILFKRFADIDSFPLALRSQDVDTIVETAYLLTPGLGGINLEDISAPRCFEIERKLQAKCDIPVFHDDQHGTAVIALAGLLNGLKIVGKKLSDVKIVLNGAGAAGIAICKFLMFAGAKNVILCDRTGAIYKRRGAGINSVKKEMAATTNPAQERGSLANVLKGADVFMGVSAPGTVTGDMVKNMAKNAVLFAMANPTPEIFPDEAKAAGAAVVGTGRSDFPNQVNNCLGFPGIFRGALDVRARYINQEMKLAASRALANLVSASELSADYILPRTLDSRVVPAVAKAVAEVAKKSGAARL
- a CDS encoding sulfurtransferase TusA family protein, with protein sequence MSDMVTVNAAGLSCPQPVLETKKVLDKMTSGKVEVLVDTATSRDNVARFAENKGWKTAKEERLNGYKVLLEK
- a CDS encoding YedE-related selenium metabolism membrane protein, with the translated sequence MDKILTSRQGPLVAGGLLGVAAALLAYWGNPGNMGFCAACFTRDIAGALGFHRAGIVQYLRPEIPGVILGAFVSALAFREYAPRSGSSPMVRFFLGVCAMFGALVFLGCPWRAYLRVAGGDWNALYGVGGLAVGVLVGIAFLWNGFSLGASERNPKATGFVMPLLALVLLAFVFVAPLFGPEKTGPIFFSKEGPGSQHAPLLISLAAGLLVGWLAQRSRFCTVGALRDLLMMGDGHLFKGIVSFTAAAFLVNYGLQRFHPGFEGQPVAHTQELWNFLGMVLSGLAFTLAGGCPGRQLIMAGEGDGDAGVFVLGMLTGAALAHNFSAASSGAGVGPYGIPVTIIGLIICGSIGFGCRQKSA